The following are encoded in a window of Geoalkalibacter sp. genomic DNA:
- a CDS encoding tetratricopeptide repeat protein has product MSNQQEGAVSLSPRFYRLWTPSPGRSVAVGPERMPLPLPRVPLPVHVAVDPLGDPSDDAIGQGIFDYLREFPDCPHNRVYAGLLRDAYPHFLAEIGTQLVMLDARQVDPLYIRRKITLLRILLLLEPENPGLFQQLGIAHYQVGTMFSELHNCRADLLKALGYLQQALNRAAPEMGILNYLGQIDYYLGDYPGAARRWQGICDRLPPGSARQELLRRLQDIDAGKVPDHPLIDDFDAIGQAQEAFRKGEVEDARRDMERVAEDPYFCAMYRAPEFFHFLGLCRERCGDVAGAIAAHAEALNIEEDFEPAREAFDRLHGDADS; this is encoded by the coding sequence ATGAGTAACCAGCAAGAAGGCGCGGTCTCTCTTTCTCCGCGATTTTATCGTCTTTGGACGCCATCGCCGGGCCGAAGCGTCGCCGTCGGCCCCGAACGCATGCCTCTGCCGCTGCCGCGGGTTCCCCTGCCGGTGCACGTCGCCGTCGACCCCCTGGGCGACCCCAGCGATGATGCCATCGGACAGGGGATCTTCGATTATCTTCGCGAGTTTCCGGACTGCCCGCACAATCGGGTCTACGCCGGTTTGCTGCGCGATGCCTATCCCCATTTTCTCGCGGAGATCGGCACCCAACTGGTGATGCTCGACGCCCGCCAGGTGGATCCACTCTACATCCGGCGCAAGATCACCCTGCTGCGCATTCTGCTGTTGCTCGAACCGGAAAATCCCGGCCTGTTCCAGCAGTTGGGCATCGCGCACTATCAGGTGGGCACCATGTTTTCCGAACTGCACAATTGCCGCGCCGATCTGCTCAAGGCGCTGGGCTATCTGCAGCAGGCCCTGAACCGTGCCGCACCCGAAATGGGTATTCTCAACTATCTCGGACAGATCGATTATTACCTCGGCGATTATCCCGGCGCCGCGCGGCGCTGGCAGGGCATCTGTGACCGTTTGCCGCCCGGTTCCGCCCGGCAGGAGTTGCTGCGGCGCCTGCAGGATATCGACGCCGGAAAGGTTCCCGACCATCCGCTGATCGATGATTTCGACGCCATCGGTCAGGCCCAAGAGGCCTTTCGCAAGGGCGAGGTCGAGGATGCGCGGCGCGACATGGAGCGGGTCGCCGAAGATCCCTATTTTTGCGCCATGTATCGCGCTCCGGAATTTTTTCATTTTCTCGGTCTGTGCCGGGAGCGCTGCGGCGATGTGGCCGGCGCCATCGCCGCCCATGCCGAAGCCCTCAACATCGAGGAAGATTTCGAACCGGCGCGGGAAGCCTTCGATCGACTCCATGGCGATGCGGATTCTTAA
- a CDS encoding amidohydrolase family protein: MDTLYLARYLVPISGVSLEGGALVVRHGQIVDLGSKKAMTAAHPRAAVVDFGDDSVLLPPLVNAHTHLELTHFPQWAAQRGEHSAPSDFIDWILRIIRVKRALAPDLFAASLRDGIRACLAAGTGAVGDILSWLPARDQYRNAPLYGRLYLETLGLDPAGNRQMLRGLGKISDECLAGRLRLGLAPHSPYNLSGEYLESLFDYARRHGLPLSTHLAESAAEVEFLLGSKGPIAERLYPLVGWRDMLPPPARRRPVPYLAERGGLVADNLLVHGVQVDADECRAIARAGASVVLCPRSNRHLGVGLAPVESYRKAGVNLALGTDSLASNDSLSVWDELAFARRAFSGRLAPRELLCMATCNGARALGLGADMGGFAPRMGAHFQVLRCAALPSLGELDEFLVSPGRTAEVRALYLAGREVHFALDPGMKVC; encoded by the coding sequence GTGGACACTCTCTACCTGGCCCGTTATCTGGTGCCGATCAGCGGCGTCTCCCTGGAGGGCGGCGCCCTGGTGGTACGCCATGGGCAGATTGTCGATCTTGGTTCCAAAAAGGCCATGACCGCGGCTCATCCCCGAGCCGCGGTCGTTGATTTCGGCGACGACAGCGTGCTGTTGCCGCCCCTCGTCAACGCCCACACTCATCTCGAGCTGACCCATTTCCCCCAGTGGGCCGCGCAGCGCGGCGAACACTCAGCGCCCAGCGACTTCATCGATTGGATCCTGCGCATCATCCGGGTCAAGCGCGCCCTGGCTCCCGATCTTTTCGCCGCCTCTCTCCGAGACGGCATTCGTGCCTGTCTGGCCGCCGGAACGGGGGCGGTGGGCGATATTCTCTCCTGGCTGCCCGCGCGCGACCAATACCGCAATGCCCCGCTTTACGGCCGCCTGTATCTGGAAACCCTCGGCCTGGATCCGGCCGGCAACAGGCAGATGCTGCGTGGTCTCGGCAAGATTTCCGACGAATGCCTGGCCGGACGTTTGCGTCTGGGCCTTGCGCCCCATTCGCCTTACAATCTCAGCGGCGAGTATCTGGAAAGTCTTTTCGATTACGCCCGGCGCCACGGCCTGCCCCTCTCGACGCATCTGGCCGAATCCGCGGCGGAGGTCGAATTTCTCCTGGGATCCAAAGGACCCATCGCCGAGCGGCTTTATCCCCTGGTCGGCTGGCGCGACATGCTGCCGCCACCGGCGCGTCGTCGGCCGGTTCCCTATCTTGCGGAACGAGGGGGGCTCGTTGCCGACAATCTGCTGGTGCATGGGGTGCAGGTCGATGCGGACGAATGCCGGGCCATCGCGCGCGCCGGTGCCTCGGTGGTGCTTTGTCCTCGCTCCAATCGGCATCTGGGGGTCGGTTTGGCGCCTGTGGAAAGCTACCGGAAGGCCGGAGTGAACCTGGCCCTCGGCACCGACAGCCTGGCGAGCAATGATTCCCTCTCCGTCTGGGATGAGCTGGCCTTTGCCCGTCGGGCATTCTCCGGGCGTCTGGCCCCTCGCGAGCTGCTGTGCATGGCCACCTGCAACGGCGCGCGGGCCTTGGGGCTCGGCGCGGACATGGGCGGCTTCGCCCCCCGCATGGGCGCTCATTTTCAGGTGCTGCGCTGCGCTGCGCTGCCATCCCTGGGCGAACTCGATGAGTTTCTGGTCAGCCCCGGCCGCACCGCCGAGGTGCGCGCCCTGTATCTGGCCGGTCGCGAGGTGCATTTTGCCCTTGACCCCGGCATGAAAGTCTGCTAA
- the panD gene encoding aspartate 1-decarboxylase has translation MTRKMLKSKIHRATVTGADLHYEGSVTIDRNLLEQADIKPYEAVDIWNVTYGTRFQTYAIEGQPGSGTICINGAAARLVSRGDLVIIASWLDLPEEQVATHEPKLVFVDDKNRPTAQKVETGGQAELKKAI, from the coding sequence ATGACGAGAAAAATGCTCAAATCCAAAATTCACCGCGCCACGGTGACCGGTGCCGACCTGCACTATGAGGGCAGCGTCACCATCGACCGCAATCTTCTCGAACAGGCCGACATCAAGCCCTACGAGGCTGTCGATATCTGGAACGTCACCTACGGCACCCGGTTTCAGACCTATGCCATCGAAGGTCAGCCCGGCAGCGGCACCATCTGCATCAACGGCGCGGCGGCGCGTCTGGTGTCCCGCGGAGATCTGGTGATCATTGCCAGCTGGCTCGATTTGCCCGAGGAGCAGGTCGCGACCCATGAGCCCAAGCTGGTGTTCGTCGACGACAAAAATCGCCCCACGGCGCAGAAGGTGGAAACGGGCGGCCAGGCCGAGCTGAAAAAAGCCATCTGA
- the panC gene encoding pantoate--beta-alanine ligase, translating to MEIITDIQDMQQRCLAARGEGKRLAFVPTMGYLHEGHLSLLRAARAAGDVVVLSIFVNPTQFGAGEDFDSYPRDLSRDAEMARAVGTDWLFAPRASAMYPAGFSTWVEVEGLTGNLCGASRPGHFRGVTTVVCKLFNIVQPHVAFFGQKDFQQLAVIRRMSADLNLPVEVRGLPIVREADGLAMSSRNVKLTPDQRRQALALFDGIRLAAAQVKAGERDSRRVLAAVRERIQQEPEARIDYIQVCHDETLSDLETIGPHAVLLLAVRVGATRLIDNHHLGEEIPEP from the coding sequence ATGGAAATCATTACCGATATTCAGGACATGCAACAGCGTTGCCTGGCCGCCCGGGGCGAGGGCAAGCGCCTGGCCTTCGTGCCCACCATGGGCTATCTGCACGAAGGGCATCTGTCCTTGCTGCGCGCGGCGCGTGCCGCCGGGGATGTCGTCGTGCTGAGTATTTTCGTCAATCCGACCCAGTTCGGCGCCGGCGAGGATTTCGACAGCTATCCGCGCGATCTTTCGCGCGATGCGGAGATGGCGCGCGCCGTCGGCACCGACTGGCTCTTCGCGCCGCGCGCAAGCGCCATGTATCCGGCCGGATTTTCCACCTGGGTCGAGGTCGAGGGACTGACCGGAAATCTCTGCGGCGCCAGTCGCCCCGGCCATTTTCGGGGCGTGACCACGGTGGTGTGCAAGCTGTTCAATATCGTGCAACCCCACGTGGCCTTTTTCGGACAGAAGGATTTTCAGCAACTGGCCGTGATCCGCCGCATGAGCGCCGATCTCAATCTGCCCGTCGAAGTGCGTGGCCTGCCCATCGTGCGCGAGGCGGACGGACTGGCCATGAGCTCGCGCAACGTCAAACTCACCCCCGATCAGCGACGGCAGGCCCTGGCGCTGTTCGATGGTATCCGTCTCGCCGCGGCGCAGGTCAAGGCCGGCGAGCGCGACAGCCGTCGCGTGCTCGCGGCGGTGCGCGAGAGAATTCAACAGGAACCCGAAGCGAGGATCGATTACATCCAGGTCTGTCACGACGAGACGTTGAGCGACCTGGAGACCATCGGCCCTCATGCCGTACTCTTGCTGGCCGTCAGGGTGGGCGCGACCCGCCTGATCGACAACCACCATCTGGGAGAGGAGATTCCAGAACCATGA
- the panB gene encoding 3-methyl-2-oxobutanoate hydroxymethyltransferase has translation MEPKRKTILALRKMKAEGEKISVLTAYDYPLARIMDEAGIDVILVGDSVGTVFSGHDTTLPVTMEEMIYHTRAVVRGSRRALVVADLPFLSYQVDLRDARLNAGRLIKEGGAQAVKLEGGENQAETIRAITAMDIPVMGHIGLTPQSVHRMGGYLVQGRQEAQARQLLADAQAVEAAGAFALVLEGIPRYLARDITNAVSIPTIGIGAGVYCDGQVLVIHDILGLCEKYSPKFVKKYADVSGVIRGGVEAYVREVKDALFPAAEHSFD, from the coding sequence ATGGAACCCAAGCGCAAGACCATCCTCGCCTTGCGGAAAATGAAAGCCGAGGGTGAGAAGATCAGTGTTCTGACCGCCTATGACTATCCGCTGGCGCGGATCATGGACGAGGCCGGCATCGATGTGATTCTGGTGGGCGATTCCGTCGGCACCGTGTTCTCCGGTCACGACACGACCTTGCCGGTGACCATGGAGGAGATGATCTATCACACGCGCGCCGTGGTGCGCGGTTCGCGACGGGCACTCGTGGTGGCTGACCTGCCCTTTCTCTCCTACCAGGTCGACCTGCGTGATGCCCGCCTCAATGCGGGTCGCCTCATCAAGGAGGGCGGGGCGCAGGCCGTCAAGCTCGAAGGGGGCGAGAATCAGGCCGAAACCATCCGCGCCATCACCGCCATGGACATTCCCGTCATGGGTCATATCGGTCTGACCCCCCAATCGGTCCATCGCATGGGTGGTTATCTTGTCCAGGGGCGCCAGGAAGCTCAGGCCCGCCAACTGCTGGCCGACGCCCAGGCGGTGGAGGCCGCCGGCGCCTTCGCCCTGGTGCTCGAAGGCATTCCGCGTTATCTGGCGCGGGACATCACCAACGCGGTTTCCATTCCCACCATCGGCATCGGTGCCGGGGTTTACTGCGACGGTCAGGTGCTGGTCATTCACGACATTCTCGGCCTGTGTGAAAAGTATTCGCCGAAATTCGTCAAAAAATACGCCGATGTCTCGGGGGTGATCCGCGGCGGCGTCGAAGCCTATGTCCGGGAAGTGAAAGATGCGCTGTTCCCGGCCGCCGAACACTCTTTCGACTAG
- a CDS encoding flavin reductase family protein, producing the protein MKKRKLGSCITFFPQPTTWVATCNRQGGVNLMTASWVGIVSKTPPTLALALHHQRQSYENIAAGGCFTVNLVPASLAVEADFCGLKSGRDTDKAAVSGLSLEPATQVAAPLVAESPLNVECRVVGEHHLGEYRLVLGEILEIHALDAAFDEEGRMDARVFDPLVYLGGIREYWSLGEKRGDAYRDGIRLFADKTRE; encoded by the coding sequence ATGAAAAAACGAAAGCTTGGATCCTGCATAACCTTTTTTCCCCAGCCGACCACCTGGGTGGCGACTTGCAATCGGCAAGGCGGAGTGAACCTGATGACGGCGTCCTGGGTCGGCATCGTCAGCAAGACCCCGCCGACATTGGCCCTCGCCCTGCATCACCAGCGGCAGTCCTACGAAAATATCGCTGCCGGCGGTTGCTTCACGGTGAATCTGGTACCCGCGTCCCTGGCGGTGGAAGCCGATTTCTGCGGCCTCAAATCCGGCCGGGATACGGACAAGGCGGCCGTCAGCGGGCTGTCCCTGGAACCGGCGACCCAGGTGGCGGCGCCGTTGGTGGCCGAATCGCCCCTCAACGTGGAATGCCGGGTGGTGGGGGAGCATCATTTGGGCGAATATCGTCTGGTTCTGGGCGAAATTCTTGAAATCCACGCCCTCGATGCGGCCTTCGACGAAGAGGGACGCATGGATGCCAGGGTCTTCGATCCCCTGGTTTACCTGGGCGGGATTCGTGAATACTGGAGCCTGGGGGAGAAGAGGGGAGATGCCTATCGGGACGGGATCCGGCTTTTTGCGGACAAGACACGCGAATGA